From Vicinamibacterales bacterium, one genomic window encodes:
- a CDS encoding N(4)-(beta-N-acetylglucosaminyl)-L-asparaginase: MSGILNRREFVLGGAAAAGLVTPRKGFGKAPAVKNQSVAPVVISDRSGVAYRNGGSHTCIERAFELITDGEDVLDSILGGINIVEDDPEESGVGYGGTPNADGVVQLDSCCMHGPRKQAGGVAAIEGVRKPSLVAKAVMDHTDHHLLVGQGAQDFARNMGFPIEDDLNTPRSRERWLEWKRRIDPNHYLDPTQRGRLGYEAALEMLAEGLADESHFWGTVNCDAIGPNGDICGVTSTSGLSWKIPGRTGDSPILGAGLYVDGAIGACGSTGRGEANLYNLTSFLIVENMRNGMHPKDAGLAGLRRIKENTIEPRLLKANGEPAFNIRFFALNAKGEYAGVSMYSAGETIYGVCTENGAVEAQLEPLLDGAPTE, encoded by the coding sequence ATGTCGGGAATTCTTAATCGTCGAGAGTTTGTTTTGGGTGGCGCAGCGGCCGCTGGCTTAGTAACCCCACGGAAGGGATTTGGTAAGGCCCCGGCGGTAAAGAACCAATCGGTTGCACCGGTGGTGATCTCTGATCGTAGTGGAGTGGCCTACCGGAACGGGGGCAGCCACACTTGTATCGAAAGAGCGTTCGAGTTGATTACAGATGGAGAGGATGTTCTCGATTCCATTTTAGGTGGTATCAATATTGTCGAAGACGATCCAGAGGAGTCAGGGGTTGGTTATGGCGGCACACCCAATGCCGATGGTGTTGTTCAACTTGATTCCTGTTGTATGCACGGCCCGCGAAAGCAGGCAGGTGGCGTCGCCGCAATCGAAGGGGTCCGCAAGCCTTCCCTGGTTGCTAAAGCTGTGATGGATCACACCGATCACCATCTCCTTGTTGGCCAAGGGGCTCAAGACTTCGCGCGGAATATGGGTTTTCCCATAGAAGATGATCTGAATACTCCACGCTCGCGAGAACGTTGGCTTGAGTGGAAACGACGTATCGACCCCAATCATTATCTAGATCCAACACAGCGAGGTAGGCTGGGCTACGAGGCGGCGCTCGAGATGCTCGCTGAAGGTCTTGCGGATGAAAGTCACTTCTGGGGCACGGTGAATTGTGACGCGATTGGTCCGAATGGGGATATTTGCGGTGTGACGTCTACCAGCGGTCTGTCGTGGAAGATTCCTGGGAGAACAGGCGACTCACCGATCTTAGGTGCAGGTCTTTATGTCGATGGCGCGATTGGAGCCTGTGGCTCTACTGGTCGCGGAGAGGCGAATCTGTATAACCTAACGTCTTTTTTGATCGTCGAGAACATGCGAAATGGCATGCATCCAAAGGACGCCGGCCTCGCAGGGTTACGCCGAATTAAGGAGAACACAATCGAACCTCGGCTACTAAAGGCGAATGGTGAGCCAGCATTCAATATTAGGTTCTTTGCGTTAAATGCAAAAGGGGAGTATGCCGGAGTCTCGATGTACTCCGCGGGCGAAACAATTTACGGGGTCTGTACCGAGAATGGTGCAGTAGAGGCGCAACTCGAGCCGTTGCTCGATGGAGCGCCTACTGAATAG
- a CDS encoding hexose kinase, with amino-acid sequence MITVAGFNTSIDRWLNLKTLRAGEVQRVREVGCAPGGKGLHVALTCAILGEEVRLVGIVSKSEEAHVGKCLDDAGVIFEGVRVAGDLRNCLAIHEQSGRTTELLGPGPSLSREESSALDSAALAGLTSEDIMVFSGSVPPDYPTFSYQKLIISARELGAYTIIDSSGYILREAIKGRPDLIKMNAQEAGEFAGQEIDGKKQAIGFAQTLIGHGVGAVVVSLGASGAVLVTSSDAWELAVPEIEVRSAVGAGDCLVAGIASALSRKDSLEEAFHLGGACGAAKTRRIESGMLDASDVSLFKEMVQVTRWHE; translated from the coding sequence ATGATCACGGTTGCTGGCTTTAATACGTCGATTGATCGGTGGCTCAACTTAAAAACATTGCGTGCTGGAGAGGTTCAGCGAGTGCGGGAGGTAGGCTGCGCTCCCGGGGGGAAAGGATTACACGTTGCATTAACCTGTGCGATCCTCGGTGAAGAAGTGCGGCTCGTCGGAATTGTTTCAAAATCAGAAGAAGCCCACGTGGGTAAATGCTTAGACGACGCTGGCGTAATCTTTGAAGGTGTCAGGGTGGCTGGCGATCTCAGAAATTGCCTTGCGATTCATGAACAGAGTGGGCGAACAACTGAGCTGCTCGGTCCCGGACCGTCCCTCTCTCGCGAGGAGTCCTCGGCGCTTGATTCTGCTGCGTTAGCCGGTTTGACGAGCGAAGATATTATGGTGTTTTCTGGTAGCGTACCACCAGACTATCCGACCTTCTCGTACCAGAAATTAATTATTTCGGCACGTGAACTTGGTGCGTATACGATTATTGATTCTAGTGGTTACATACTGCGCGAAGCGATTAAGGGTCGTCCTGATTTGATTAAAATGAATGCGCAGGAGGCTGGCGAGTTCGCCGGACAAGAGATTGATGGTAAGAAGCAGGCGATCGGTTTCGCGCAAACGCTCATTGGTCATGGGGTTGGCGCAGTGGTTGTTTCGCTTGGAGCGAGTGGGGCTGTGTTGGTGACTTCTTCGGATGCGTGGGAATTGGCAGTTCCTGAGATTGAGGTGCGGAGTGCGGTAGGGGCTGGTGACTGTTTGGTTGCCGGGATTGCGTCTGCCTTGTCGCGAAAAGACTCTCTAGAAGAAGCTTTCCATCTAGGCGGAGCCTGTGGGGCTGCGAAAACCAGGCGAATAGAAAGTGGGATGCTGGATGCGAGTGATGTAAGCCTATTTAAAGAGATGGTTCAAGTTACAAGGTGGCACGAGTAA
- a CDS encoding carbohydrate kinase family protein, whose amino-acid sequence MSVLIAGEINLDLILHDYSAFPSLGREVIVNECLMTLGSASAITAVGLSRLGVPVRFVGKIGQDSWGDQCLKEMRAAGVDTSLVSRAQEVQTGITVSVSSSTDRALVTFPGAIAELRADEIPNEAWKDIGHLHISSYYLQRCLQPAIPDLFRQARERDMTISLDPGGDPAGQWQSGVREAIALVDLFFPNEVELEGIGTGSSAVENLTDLQALAERVNVVAKLGPLGCLTVAKEGVESVPAPTVNVVDPTGAGDSFNAGFLAAWLRGRRLVECMRDGVCCGALATRGLGGTVRQPNERELHSFRTTHFQDAP is encoded by the coding sequence GTGAGTGTCCTGATCGCAGGAGAGATTAATCTTGATCTAATCCTCCACGACTACAGCGCCTTCCCATCCCTCGGCCGGGAGGTGATAGTGAATGAGTGCCTAATGACGCTAGGCAGTGCCTCCGCAATTACGGCTGTCGGATTGTCCAGACTTGGGGTGCCAGTTCGATTTGTCGGAAAAATTGGTCAGGATTCGTGGGGCGACCAGTGTTTGAAAGAGATGAGAGCAGCTGGCGTCGACACATCGTTAGTGTCCCGTGCTCAGGAGGTGCAAACTGGTATCACGGTGTCTGTCTCATCGTCCACCGATCGTGCCCTAGTGACCTTTCCAGGAGCGATCGCTGAGTTAAGAGCTGACGAGATTCCAAATGAAGCTTGGAAGGATATCGGACATCTTCATATCTCGTCCTACTATTTGCAGCGTTGTCTACAACCAGCGATCCCTGATTTATTCCGCCAAGCTCGGGAGCGGGATATGACCATCTCACTCGACCCCGGCGGGGACCCAGCCGGCCAGTGGCAGAGTGGAGTGCGTGAGGCTATTGCGTTAGTCGACCTTTTCTTTCCAAATGAAGTCGAATTAGAGGGAATAGGGACAGGATCGAGCGCAGTTGAAAATCTGACAGACCTGCAGGCACTTGCAGAAAGGGTCAACGTGGTTGCAAAACTTGGCCCTCTCGGGTGTTTGACCGTGGCCAAGGAAGGGGTCGAGTCTGTACCCGCGCCAACCGTCAACGTTGTTGATCCGACAGGGGCCGGCGACTCGTTCAATGCTGGGTTTTTGGCTGCCTGGCTACGCGGAAGAAGACTGGTTGAGTGCATGCGTGACGGGGTCTGTTGTGGAGCGTTGGCAACACGCGGACTTGGCGGCACGGTCAGACAGCCGAACGAACGGGAACTGCATTCATTTCGCACGACACATTTTCAGGATGCTCCATGA